CATATAATTGTAAACCAAACATGTACTATATCATGAACATTTTAACACAGTTTTTTTGGATATGCCAAGAATCATCACTTAATCACGAATAAATCATTTGTTTCAGCATGTGATAGTGCAAACCTGTCACCCAACAAACGGGGATAACAAACACAATCACAATGCTTGCAAACTCAAGTGCATGTACAACAGTTATATACAAAACTGTAATATTCCTTCCAAGATAAATTCTCACCCACGAGTCAAGTCAATGCCAGTATGGGTTTGCGTGCTTTTCAGCTCTGGTGGTTGAGATCCAGGCCAAATGTGTGTGCCAGAATGGAGGTAGTTTTGATTTTGACCAGGTGGAGCACTGGCTGGAGAAGCCATCTTGTCATTGTGCTGAGGCTGCTCAGAACTTTCCTCTGTGATAGTGAGCCCTTGTTTAGGCTTGGACTTCGAGCCACCATAAACAAAACTGCACAGTACCACCTGTAGCAAGCAAAGCCTTCATTCATCTATCTACCTTTCCGGTTTCAGGATTATGATGTTTTGGTTTTGATACAGAAACTGAGAAGCATATAGTCCCTACCCACTCCCGTGGCTGAACATGAAACTATAGTAGTATGAACAGCTCTAAGCTACATCAAAACTCTCTAATCTCTATTGCCCCAACAGTTCAAAGCAAATTCTTGGTTTGTCATATTGTTTCAGCCTTAACATCGTGAACAAGCAATTAAGAATGCAAAGTTAATAATAACCAGAACTTCCAAGCATGATGGTTGAATTGGGATACAAATCATAAATTGGAAAGTCGATTTTTTGAATGGCAAACTGATATGGAATTGTCAATTGTAAGGTTCATGATCAATAATAAGCGTAATTTTATGAGTAATTTAACATAAAAGAAATCAATGCACACATAAATAGCTTTTTTAAGTTAAATAGGTGACAAAGAGACAcattacaaataatttatattacagATTCCAAAATAACATGATTAGAatctaaatttgaaaataaatcttgATTGTAATCAAATCTAAGATTTTACCCTTTTTTCTCTATATTTTGATTAAAAGATATTAGAAAGTTTTATATGAATAAAAGGATCCGAAGATAGTTTAAGGTCtgaagtaaaaaattaaaacttggTGAAGTTTGTCTTGGAGCTAAAACATAATTTTTCCTACTGTAAAAAAAAAGAACGTAGAACACTGTTGTTTAACTTCAGGGTTGTGGTGGGTCATCTCTCTTCTTGTACAATGAGATTTCCCCACTCCAGTGCCCATTTTTTTATGATTCTGACTGCAAAAAACCATTGTTGCAGCCATGATAGCCAGGTGCAGTGCAATGGTCTTTCAAAAGCAAGGTATTGCAACATGATGCGGAAGAATCACACAATTTGCATGCAAGACACAATTTATGCAATTCATGTGCGATTAAAACACATATTTGATACAACACAACCCACAAACTGTATTGCCAAATATTGTATCGCACTAATCATTTGATACCGATAATCATGCTACAAACATATTGCAGACTTTGGAAGAATCAAGATACCTGCACTGGGCTTCCAGCAATAAGCACAGCAACACCACCACCAATAACATGACCATCGGGACTAGAAAGTGAAACACTAATGCCACCAGTTCTATTAGAGGGTCCACCATCTTCAGCAACCAAGTAAGAACCAGACAAGCATAGTATTTGGAATCGTCCCtgttaaatttagaaaatagaATAAGTTAGCCAATACATCATAAGACGACCTTAGCCAATAGGTACTTTAAGCAGTACTAATTAGTGCTATAACCTCAAAAGTTACACTGGCATTGGTAGAAGCAGGCTGCCGTAGAGTGACTGAAGAAACTGTACCAGTGCCTGACAAAACGCAAAGAGCCCTTGGTCTCTGCTGAGATAATAACAATAACTTTGCCACAATGTCCTGCAACAATGAAAAGTGATTGTTCAGGAAACCTCTAAATTAATATGCATTGATAAAACACttattatttgaaaaacaaattagaTGTATTCAACCGGCATCTTTAAGCATCTTTAAATAGAGAACAATCTGAACTGATTTATATTTCTCATGAAAAAACCAGTCACTGAAAACTCCCTCCATGTGTACATTCAATGATTTCCAACTATATAAACCATCCATTTGGATTGCATTTGCATGTCATGATGAGTAAATTAACATTATGAAATCATTCTGAATAAAAAGAAGGCAGATTTATTTTCTCCCACTatagttttaaatatatatgcTTTTTAGATTTGTGTGTGAATTGTGGACTATTGACCACAAGTCTTCAAGTCACATAAAGTAAATTTTCTACATTGAGCAAGTTTTTTTTCTATGCTGATAATTACAACAAAGATTTTATAGTCACAAGAAAATTTGCCTATAAGAGCAAGCATTTAAGAAAAATCCATCCGCTCTATATAAGACCAAGCATTTAAGACAAATCCATCCGCTCTAAGGCATAGAGTGCCCTTAACGACATTTTGCACATTCGAGATGCAAAaagataacaaaataaatatgaatatctGTATAGCTAATGAACACTGTGCTAATACCTCCCCAACTCCAATAGTGACAACATGAGGTGAAAAGGCCAAGCCTGCTGAACTATTCATCCATTCACCTACAATACAATATGTTAAAAGTTCAGCCACtttcaagaaaataaataaataacaaaatacaaaaatatagcTTGTTACTACCATTAGTTACTaccaaaactataaaaaaaagttacataATGAGAAGGGAAAAGTGTAAAACCTagcatctatttttttttattttaatttataatccaTAAATGTGACCTACTGCAGACAGTGACTACACATGCTAAACATCAGAGATCATGATGATGACAACATTAGGCAGTTGTATAAGTCTCCAGGAAATCCCTTCATCACAATTACATTTACTTCCAGAAATTTTGAATGAGGAAATTAAGAATAACAGTGATCATATCACAAGAAAAATAGAATGTCAGTAATCTGAAACGATacattacaaaataatataaaaaaactacGGAAAAAAAGAAACAGAAATTGCCAGAATAATGCATCTAGAAAtagaaaataacacaaaaataaTCCATTTTAAGATACATTTCAGCAATACAAAAGCACAGCCATCATTTCTCGGatgatttaataaataaaaatttaacagCATAAAACTAACCACAGCATTTATCAGAAATTTAAGGCATCTACTGCTGAACCAAAATCAGGGCACAAAGAGTCAAATACTGAACAGTAATTTTTCATTCAGGATACACTACATTACATGTGCATATAGAAATCATTAACCATATTGCAAATACTACAAACAAGAAATGAAGATCTTCACACAAACACACCTAATGCAGCTAGCTGTTGCTTCCTTCCAGATCCAGGTGGGCGCCCTCTTCCCTTTTTTTGAGAAAGGGTTATTGCACTTTCACCCTGAGTGGAGTTAGCGGGGGCAGACATTGGAGACAATCTCAGAGAAACTGTTCCATCAGGACCATATTTACGGGGTCtccctcttttcttcttcaccGGCTCACTTGAAGGTCCCCCAGCGCCAATGCCAATGCCAATGCCATGGTTAAAATTGGCACGAACCTGAGGAGGATCCACGGAAAATGTGGAGCTAGAGCCTACAGAACCACCCCCTTGACCCCTTGAATTCGACTCAGCTTGAATGCCAGTGTTTGACAAAGGTCTGAACCCAGGGGCTGCTTGGAACTCCCCTCCCCCACTGAGTGGTCCAGAACCAGACCCTCCAACCCCTCCTCTATGCATGTAATATGAAGCTGAGCCACCAGGAAATGCCATAATCTCTCTCCCATCCATGCATTTACTTGCTACCTATGAAACTACGCCAAAACTCTCCTAAACCTAACTTCTTATACTAACAAATAGGTGAAAATGCTAAAGTGAAAAAGACAcaaaaaatgatgaaaaaattggattttaaccCCTGAAAGGATAAAATGATCTAAAACATAACAGTTCTATAGATACCGGTAACAGGCTCGAAGACTCGGCAAAGTGTGTGCTGGAACAAGGGTTATGTTTACTTATATGAATCTAAAACATCCCCTCTATAAAATAAACACGCCTACCCAGTAGAAAGGAACTCAAGACAGTATCACAACAGAAAATCCATGAGAAAGCACATAAGGAAATATTTGTTGTGTCTATAAAATAATGCAGGAAGACCAGAAGTTTGGATTCCAGACAGAAAACTCAGACTTTGCAAGCTGGCAGTTCTAGGACCTGTCTGCCTGAACTCactaagaaaaacaaaaccCCAGATTTGATATCTAGGGTTTTGACAGGAGAATGCAGGGGGAAAAGGGGGAAAAGGACAAAGGGGTGAGAGTAAGGGAGTTGAGAAGGGGAAAGATGAATAAAAATGTGAGCTTTTTGAGAGAAAGTGGGGTTAGTGAAGTGGAAGAGTGTGAGTGAAACAGATGGATGTAGAAAGGGGTAAAAAAAAAGGGTTTGTCACTTAATTGTGTTGTGTTGTGAGCATGACGATGAAGGGAGAAAGATTAAAAAAGGGGAAACATGACAACAAAAGAAGACTAACAGGGACGGCAGAAAATGTGGGCATTGGAGGGAAAGTGTGGCCTACCAAAGTACCAAAAACCTGATATTTCTCTGACTGCTATTGCTTCTTAGGGTACTCAGCCCTTGTTTTTTAGGGTACTCAGCCCTTGCTTCAGAGGAACGGAGCATAAAGACCTAAACTATATTTCTTAGTCACAAAATATGCATTATCCATATTCAAGTCTTTATAAGTAGGTTTCAGTTTGAAATTTAGTTTGTTAAGtattaaaaacaataacaaaactataattgtattatatatataatactgtTTTAATCGTATCATTGACGGAGTATTGATTAATAACTAACTTCtctcaaaaaatatatattctaatTTAAGAACTTTATTATACATGATAAGTTTTATTTGacttgaaattattattattatttttataaataataatgtgattttatgtataaaaaatataagtatataagtataaaaattactatttttgcCATACATATAGTTTTACAACAATTGTATCAATTTGTTAGTATGGACCATGACATGAAAAATAGTGTCGatggaataaataaataaaaacggATGACAATAATGGAAATGTTAGAGTATTAATTaagaaagaaatataattacttttaatatattatttcttaATTAGAGATTTCTTTGTAGCTAAGACAATGAGCAACAACCATAAATTTCATAgaggaaaatataaaattgcATTGAAGGATAGAAGAACATAAATTTCATAgagtaaattataaaattattgcaTTGAATGATAGAAGAAGAAATCCAATAATATGGTTTGCATGCTCTCTCAATATCTCTCATATTTCACGTATCTCCAGTATACAAATACacataaatctatattttatttaaataaatataaaaatacatgtaataataataaaaataaaaaatgagaatGGATAATTTGTTCACACTagtatcaataaaaaaaacttgggAAAGTTAATTAGTCAtaagttaattattattttattagccATGTTTCAAGGACCTTGTGAATTGTTAATTTAGGTTGAACAATTTGTTCCATTTATAGaagttgaatttgaaatttatttaaaaaaatcgaAATTACTATCACACAAATTAGTTATAGGTTATTATAGAACAGtctaatttatttacaaatattattagtatttattatgaaattaatCAATTATCATAAATATGTGATTAGACGACAGCGTATCGGGGATTCTTATACTGTAGTACAAATGTACAGTGTGTTATCTTATTTCATGTTAAACAGTgcaaataattgatttttttggaTTACGtataaataaagaatatttttcactgataaaatacaaaattttaacaatattaattaaaacagaaaaagtTAATGATTAAactcttgtatttttttaataaatctcTTAAAATAAGACGGGTTTTattatgtaaattttaatttatatttaatgtaatttaaaaaattcaatcaaatataatttgtttcatACTTTTTATGtgaatatatttcaaatttatcattataaaaaaattatttaatataaattaattttaagacaacaaataattaattattatattaattaaattatatattattttatagactacaaattattagtatctaaaatattttttattattaataaaaattataaattaattttatattagtatctaattaataattttttttctagtttctatttaataatctttccgatattttttagtttatattaatttacataattgttAGACTTTTTTTGGGAAAGTATGTTTAAATATGTAAAGTTCATTTATCACACACTTATTTATATGGATATAGATAAATTAAGGTTGTGTGTGAACATCTTATCATTAAAAATacgaaaaaataaataaggaaagagagaaaaatcACCCATTATAATTTTCACATACTTCTTAGGATGCcaaattttgaattgaaagtagGAGATTGTTCAGtcgaataaaaaatatttttaatagaaaattcAAAATGGGTGATTGGTCAATTTCAATAGTTAATTTGTCAAATGGAAATCTAAAGAGAGATAAGACTATTCATGTTAGTGAATTTTTTTAGAGTtttcgtttttttttcttatttgtgaatattattatttgttttgttttgactAATTACATATTTGTGAAAACTCAATTAATTATACACCTTAATAATGTTTATTTTCATCATTATGCaccataacttttttttaagtaattgaATTCTAGTTACTCTATTCCAATTACACCACCGATCTCTATCATTGTTGTTTAACAATTGAATAAAAAACATTAGAGTTAAGTCAAGTAAGAGGgaaatccataaaaaaaatgtgcttttataattgaaaaatgtAATATTTGATAAGTGTTTGAGTTGCATGATTGTTAAGTAAATTTGAATATCTTTTAAGCAACCTTTCTCTAAAAAATGTGAGTTGCTGCTTGAATTAGTGAACTCAAACATGTGTGATTGAATTAGTGAACTCAAACATGTATGATCCATTGCatgtaaaatatataagaatttactttattttgttacttttgttGATGATTGTTTTAAGAAGTTAGTTTCATACTTATTCGATTGAGAAACTAACATGCAAGAAACTAACACATTCATATTGACAATGATGTCAAGTATTGTGGACACTTTAATGTTTATTGCAAGAAACATggtaataaaatttgaagacTTATCCTAAAGTTCCCAATTGAATGATTTAATAGAGAAGATAATAGTGCATTGATTGAGAGAGTGGGACGTGTACTATAAAATTAAGTTGTCAAAGTAATCATTTAGTGAAACACTATTCATTACAATGCATgttattaattttcatattgTTGCTCTTTTTAGATGATATGGAAAACCAAAGTTGGTATAAGTCAATAGACAAGACAAATAAACACTTTAATATATTGGAACACTCTAATGTTGACTAAGTTTAGTCGACTGTAAAAAGTTTCACTAATcgataaataattataaatattattattgtcaCTTGTGTCTTACATATTTAGTATACATTGTCATGGTTGTTTATCTCCTTTATCCTTCTCTCATAAAGAACAaacattatttttcatatagTCACTTTTGACTTTTCCAATTGTTCTATAATTATCACTTATGACTTGCAATAGAAGAATTATTATAAGATTTTAAGGATAACTTGACGAAAGACATATAATTTGTTGTATGAtaaattaagtaaaaattatagtaaaattTTACGCCTTTTTATAGTAAAATAACACTTAACTTATTATGATTCACAATACTATAAACATGTTTTCTTTATACTAACATCATTATTTTAAGTTGTGTCAAAACCTTTAAAACAAATACTCGTATCAATATTTCAATGATTATACAAAAGAGTTTATTAAGTTTGGATATTATTTTTGtcttattataattttgttttatatcttGTATATTCTTTTTCATGACCTTCCCAAGAACATCATCAACAACTTGTGAAAATAAGATAATCCAATAACATAATATGAATTTTTGAGAGAGACACTTTTgtaaattttcttaatatttgatatatgacattttctttaaaaaatagaattcaattaaaaacattaaaaatacaatCAAAATAAATCATCACAAAAATATCgcaaaaacattattaaaaaatatttaatatttatcttGTCCAAATATTCCCAATGTTTAAAAtctacatatttatttatttatttagtgttatatttattttgttgacAGAATATGTaatagtgataaaaaaaatatacttaatccaatttttttgttaGGCATGAAAGCACTGAACGATGATGACTAAatgtataaataatttaagttaCCGATCGAAAGTTCATGACTTAGTCCATATTtcatgattatatatttttttaaaggatCAAATTCATTAACCTCGATTTAAATGTATACATTTTAGTacgttttaaaatattttgttaacttatttaaaaacaattataaaacaaGTTTTGAGACGAAATGATACAAATTTAATCACTTATTTCATCTCATATTTGTCGTTTTAGTTTTTACGTCCACAAGTACAAATTATCTGTtttggtttatattttttaatttattataattcttgcctatgtttttattttttaatttgaaaaatttaaataacataaattatgAAGAATTAAAGCAGATACGTAAAGCCTAAAAACACAGATAATTTTGgagtaaaaaaaactaatgaaaCCCATTTGCATCAGAATCTGTGGGTGAAGTTAGATTAACGACAAAAAAGTAGTAATTGATTAACGTAGTTGGTGATTCTTAAGTTTGATTAATGAGGTTTTGACTTAAcctatttaattgttttattaacGAGGGTATTTATTATAGAGAATACAAATAATATTAAGACAgagtatatacatatataaggTGTGAAAGATGAGAAGTAGCAACCGAAGTCCTTTCACTTTCCCTGTCTTTCATAGTTTTGACTGTTTGGAATCCCTGCGCTTGCTGAGGTGCTTCGTCAATGCTTCTTATCgctttttcttcttccattcctcttcatgcttctttctgatctctgattttgcaaaaaaaatattctttgctCCATTGCTTCGTGCCTTAATTTCATGTTCTTCTAATGCATTTTTAGTTTTTCTACGAAAATAAATGTTTTGGAGCTCATCTTTTGGCTGATTTGATTGCTTTCCGTTAGAAATTCAGGGAGGCACCATTAAAGTGGATTGACCCAGCACTGCTCTGATTTGCTGCTGACAGAAAGGTTTGGTTTTTTATTCGTATATGCGTTTTTGTTATGCTTGTTTTTTGATATTTTCCTTATTGGGTAGTTTCTGTCCTTTTTTCATTGTTAACTCTTATTGGGTTCTCCCAACCGAGCTCAGCATGGTCCCCAGGTGACATTCAATTGTGAATTTGTTATGAGCTCTGTACAGAAACTGCTTGTTGTGGTGggttttgttttcttaatttaaaagGGGTTTCGagtgttgaatttttttttttccaattttggGTGAAGGCCGACCAAACTTCTTATAACGTAGTTTTGTGAATGATACGGTATGTAGTTGAAGATGGTGTTTGGTTCAGAGGTTATTACGATTTTAAGCTAAAAGGGGCTTTTGGTTAAATTGGAAAGTGTCTTGACTAACTGGAATTTTCCATTGAGTTACAGGGATGGGTTGTGAATTTTCTAAGTACACAACATGCTGCATGGGTACAGAGGAGGATGGTCATCCGGTTCCTGAGGACCAGGTTGAGGGTGGTAAGTGTTTCAATGTGCCTAGTTCCTGTTCTTAATGCTCTGAGAGTAATTGCTGTTTCTGTGTTTATATTTCTTGTTCAGAAAACGAAGACAATATTGTTGAGAGCATTGACTTGCCACGGTTTCATGAATTCACCATTGATCAGCTTAGGAGGGCTACATCCGGATTTGCTGTTGAAAATATAGTTTCTGAGCATGGAGAAAAAGCTCCAAATGTGGTCTATAAAGGGAAACTTGATAATCAGATGCGAATTGCCGTTAAACGGTTCAACAGAAATGCCTGGCCTGATGCGCAGCCATTTTTGGTAAGTACGCATCAATTTACATGTTACTTTAAATGTTTATTATAAGTACCAACTTTCTTGTATGTTTATTCCTTTTTCAGTGATGCAATTCTCTGGTTGGTTTAACCAAACTTTTGTCATTTTTAACAACTGTGTCTGTTAATTTCTCTTTGTCTGTTTTGTCTCACTCGTTTCATCCTGCAAACAGAGTTCCTATGTGCTATGGGGATTGGGGGGATGACTGATTCATATTTTAGTTTGCCTTATGAAAGTGAACTCaagtctaactcaacttcaCAAATGAGTTTGGTAAGGTGAAGTTTGTACCCActagtcaatgtgggatctcAAACACCCCCCTCACGTTAAGGACATCAAGCATGGGAATAGAAGGGaccccgatagcgggtgacacgataAATTCAATAAACTTGATTATGATAGACTCTAAATGACTTTTATAcgatttaaaaaaagtaaaatttaagtctaacttaaccTCAAAAAATTGACTTAGTAAGGTGAGGTTTGctgtatatattataatttggccATATCTgcagtcgatgtgagatctagGGATATGgtcaaattatagtatataagtgcgTTCAAACCTCACATTATTAAgttggttttatgaggttgagttagacttaaaattcattttCATAATATGATATAAGAGCTAATGAAAGATTATCATATCAAATTTTTTTCAGCATATTTTATCACGCGCTATGTTGCTCTCCTCTATTCCCATGCTTGATGTCTTCGGCATGAGGGAGAGTGTTGAAAATTCCACATTATAACTAgaaatataacttaattataatatataagtggatacAAACCTCATCTTACTAAGTCAGTTTTGTGAGGTTTAGTTAGACCGAGATTCCACTTTCTTAAGAGTTTGTTTTGTGCACATGTGTGTGTTATTTTCGTGCATTAGCTTCAGTTTTTGTGGTTCTAACATTGTGTAGATGTTTAGCTTTACATGGTCATTATAAACACCAACTTTCttgtatgtttttgttttttagagTTCTGATTCTCCAGTTGGTTTTACAGAACTTCAGTCATTTCTAATTGCTGAATCCATTATTATGTTGCTTCATgcatgtgtcttttaatttctttttgtcAGTTTTTACCTCCCTTTTTTCCTACTGCAGACAGAGATTCTATGGGCTATGGGGGTTGGGGGAATGGCTGATTCATGAAAAAGTTTGTTTTATACACGTGTCTCTTGTTTTTGTGCATTAGCATTTCGTTACCTAGGATGAATAAATATAATACAGTCCAATTTAAGtgtgtttttaagttgtttaattGATGTACTGTCAAATAGTTTCAATTGGTCAACCTGGTCAGCTGTCGATCAATCTTTGTTGAACATGCATGTGCCAATTCCTTCTagatttgttattttaaatattcgTTTTAAGTATAAgttaaaggttttttttttgtgcTTTTACATTTATTAATGCTGCAATCTGGTTGGTTTatccttctttcttttttccaCTTTTAACTGCTGAATTAATTATTACTCTGGCTGGTgcacatttttcttttatttatttatgttggtTTTACCTCGTTCTTGTCCCATTGAGGACACAGAGGTCCTATTGTGGTTAGGGGTtcagtggaatcacatcatgaaTTAGTTTGTGTTATAGATGCTACTGTTTTTCTACCCTCAACTGCATTTCTTTGCCTAGGATAAATATATGTAAGATAGTCCATCTTAAAGGGATTACCTCATCTTAGTGTGCTTTACTGGTTTAATTGCTGTGAAATGGTTCAACAGATCAGCCTGGCCAGATGTCCCGCAGTTTGTGGCGAGCTTGCATCTGCCAATGCCgtagatttttaattttaatattctacATTTCAATTATGTCCATCTGAGGGCACACAGAAATCTTAAGGGGATTGTTGAAACAACTTGATCAATTATTAGTATCGTTTTTTTTCAGACATGTGTGTTCCTTTATCTAAGATGGTCCAACATAAGCCTGTTATGCATGGCCTAGTGACATCTGATTCTTGTTTCTATTGAATATTTTCTCTTGCTGTGCaacattttcatatttcatcCTTTTTACATGTAATGCCAGTTAAAAGTTATCCACTGTTTTCACAAATTCTTTTGCATGTGATTAGTGATGTGGTTTTCTTTGTTCACTTAAGCATGCTATTCAACATTCATTATTAGCTCATTAAAGAACCTTCGTTTCCCACTTCAGGAGGAGGCCAGGGCTGTTGGTCAACTGAGGAGCCAGCGATTGATAAATCTGCTAGGATGTTGTTGTGAAGGTGACGAGAGGTTACTTGTTGCAGAATATATGCCCAATGATACGTTGGCAAAACATTTATTCCATTGTAAGTGCATAATTGACAACTAATTCAATTTCCTGCATTTGCTTTTGGCATTTACTTGTTTGTGTTCTAAATAAAACTCTTATCAAGCCATTGACTGAAAGCATCCTCGAGTTATTAGGAATGTCCCCTTGTCACGTGATTCTTTAAAATCTGTTTTCCAGGAAGGCAATTCATTGTCATCACTCTTTTATTTGTTCAATTCTTCTTGGTGAACTGTAGCTGTGACTTTTTGTGGCCACTATTTCTTGCTCTTTTCTCTATATGGTTTGGTGATACTTTCTTAGCAAgtttttacacaattttttaGGGGAAAATGAGCCCATGAGATGGGCAATGCGAATGAGAGTTGCATTATGCCTTGCCCAAGCTCTAGAGTACTGTACCAGCAATGGACGTGCACTATATCATGATCTAAATGCCTACAGAGTTCTTTATGATGACGTAAGTTTATTTCCTTCATCTGTACATGACCTTATTACCCAAGTTTAAGGTATT
The sequence above is a segment of the Phaseolus vulgaris cultivar G19833 chromosome 2, P. vulgaris v2.0, whole genome shotgun sequence genome. Coding sequences within it:
- the LOC137812638 gene encoding AT-hook motif nuclear-localized protein 5-like — protein: MDGREIMAFPGGSASYYMHRGGVGGSGSGPLSGGGEFQAAPGFRPLSNTGIQAESNSRGQGGGSVGSSSTFSVDPPQVRANFNHGIGIGIGAGGPSSEPVKKKRGRPRKYGPDGTVSLRLSPMSAPANSTQGESAITLSQKKGRGRPPGSGRKQQLAALGEWMNSSAGLAFSPHVVTIGVGEDIVAKLLLLSQQRPRALCVLSGTGTVSSVTLRQPASTNASVTFEGRFQILCLSGSYLVAEDGGPSNRTGGISVSLSSPDGHVIGGGVAVLIAGSPVQVVLCSFVYGGSKSKPKQGLTITEESSEQPQHNDKMASPASAPPGQNQNYLHSGTHIWPGSQPPELKSTQTHTGIDLTRG